In Syngnathus acus chromosome 5, fSynAcu1.2, whole genome shotgun sequence, a genomic segment contains:
- the cntn3b gene encoding contactin-3, translated as MMFPWKQIVLLSLTGCLAAFTDDVIFQGPRLRTEPLDLILPINSPNRQATITCEAEGSPPPQYSWSLNGTLIDLENDYRRRMSGGSLIISNLDKDQDSGMYQCQAFNTRGTVLSRKASIQFAYLHNFKTQTVRSTVNVREGQGVVLLCGPPAHSGELTFAWIFNQYPHFVQQDSRRFVSQETGSLYIAKVEPSDVGNYTCVVNNTITKENVLSSPTPLLLRNDGVMGEYEPKIEVHFPDSVPAAKESLVKLECFALGNPVPEINWRRTSGVPFPSKVKMKNSNAVLEIPNFQQEDAGTYECVAENRRGKNAARGRISFHAKPQWFQTMADTVLSIHQKLFWECKANGKPKPSYSWLKNGDHLITEDRVQIENGALSIAALNLSDSGMYQCVAENKHGVIYSSAQLMVLASPPSFSKSPLKALLKARLGSEVTLECKPQASPPAISLWKKDNEMLQRNERITLFSSGTLKITNVTRSDAASYTCIAKNQFGSASTTGRLLVTEPTRIIVKPTNIEIIVGESIVLPCQIACDPALDVSFSWTFNGQLIDFQQDSDHFERVGRTVSGDLMIRNIQLNHGGKYVCVIDTEVENLSTSAILVVKGPPSPPDTVTVEEITDSTAQLSWTPGRDNGSPITGYIIQGRTPFTVGWQAVETVPEVVNGNTLTATVVGLNAWVEYEFRVVARNNVGLGEPSPASAKTRTEDTIPDTAPTDIGGGGGTKSELVITWEPVSEELQNGEGFGYIVALRPAGTVTWTRAIISTPGVARYVFHNDTIPPFSPFDVKVGAFNNRGEGPFSSIGTVYSAEDVPSVAPKRVVPRIVSATQMEVIWEPVPAIPERVLGYEVMYWEDDTKPDTVGKVRISGNDTVVNITGLKANTAYYLAASACNTAGPGPQSVPINITTKKPPPDRAPLNVQWSMIGSTLSLQWDPVVALEKESKVTGYVVLLKRHRHNDMNYFVTNKTSMELSLSSNDNYLIQIKATSEGGEGAGSEPIHIHKLSMGARGSGANCLNPFDLSATLISALLCFIW; from the exons ATGATGTTCCCATGGAAACAAATTGTTCTGCTATCACTCACAGGATGCCTTGCAG CCTTTACAGACGATGTCATATTTCAAGGGCCGAGATTGAGGACGGAACCACTTGACCTCATTTTGCCGATCAACTCCCCCAACCGGCAGGCCACCATTACGTGTGAAGCAGAAGGGAGCCCACCACCACAGTACAG TTGGTCACTAAACGGAACACTCATTGATCTGGAGAATGACTACCGGCGTCGCATGTCTGGGGGCAGCCTGATCATTAGCAACCTGGACAAGGACCAAGACAGCGGCATGTACCAGTGTCAAGCCTTCAACACTCGAGGCACCGTCCTGAGCCGCAAGGCCAGCATCCAATTTGCAT ATCTCCATAACTTCAAAACGCAAACAGTGAGAAGTACGGTCAATGTTCGAGAAGGTCAAGGAGTGGTCCTCTTATGTGGCCCGCCGGCGCATTCCGGAG aGCTGACTTTTGCATGGATCTTCAATCAATATCCCCACTTTGTCCAACAAGACAGCCGTCGCTTCGTCTCACAGGAGACGGGAAGTCTGTACATAGCCAAAGTCGAACCCTCGGATGTGGGCAACTACACCTGTGTGGTGAACAACACCATCACCAAGGAGAATGTGCTAAGCTCTCCGACACCGCTGCTCCTAAGAAATGATG GAGTAATGGGAGAATATGAACCCAAAATAGAAGTTCATTTCCCTGACTCAGTGCCAGCTGCCAAGGAATCACTAGTGAAACTGGAATGTTTTGCTCTGGGAAA cccTGTCCCAGAAATAAACTGGAGAAGAACAAGTGGTGTTCCCTTCCCAagtaaagtaaaaatgaaaaactccAACGCTGTTCTGGAAATACCAAATTTTCAGCAGGAAGATGCAGGAACCTATGAGTGCGTTGCGGAAAACCGACGGGGCAAAAATGCCGCACGAGGTCGCATTTCTTTCCACG cTAAACCTCAGTGGTTTCAGACAATGGCCGACACAGTTCTGTCCATCCACCAAAAGCTCTTCTGGGAATGTAAAGCTAATGGGAAGCCAAAACCGTCATACAGCTGGCTCAAGAATGGAGACCACTTGATCACAGAG GACCGGGTGCAAATCGAAAATGGGGCCTTGTCCATAGCTGCGTTAAACCTGTCAGATTCGGGAATGTATCAGTGTGTagctgaaaacaaacacggcGTTATTTATTCCTCTGCCCAACTAATGGTGTTAG CATCACCTCCCAGTTTCTCCAAAAGCCCATTAAAGGCCCTGCTAAAAGCTCGCTTAGGTAGCGAAGTCACCCTTGAATGCAAGCCCCAAGCCTCGCCCCCGGCAATTAGCCTGTGGAAAAAGGACAACGAGATGCTGCAGAGAAATGAAAG AATTACGCTATTTTCCAGTGGAACGTTAAAGATTACTAACGTAACCAGAAGTGATGCCGCCAGCTATACGTGCATTGCTAAGAATCAATTTGGGTCGGCAAGTACGACTGGAAGGCTGCTCGTTACGG AGCCAACCCGAATCATTGTGAAACCCACAAACATTGAGATTATTGTTGGCGAGAGCATCGTGTTGCCGTGCCAGATCGCCTGTGATCCAGCTCTGGATGTCTCTTTCTCATGGACATTTAATGGCCAGCTCATCGACTTCCAGCAAGACAGCGATCATTTTGAGAGAGTGGGCAGG ACTGTATCGGGGGATTTGATGATTCGTAACATTCAACTGAACCACGGTGGCAAGTACGTCTGCGTTATTGACACCGAGGTTGAGAATCTTTCCACTTCCGCCATTCTGGTTGTTAAAG GTCCACCGAGCCCTCCAGATACAGTGACGGTGGAGGAAATCACAGACAGCACGGCACAGCTCTCCTGGACTCCCGGAAGGGACAACGGCAGCCCCATCACCGGTTACATCATCCAGGGTCGGACGCCATTCACTGTGGGCTGGCAGGCCGTTGAGACGG TGCCTGAAGTGGTAAATGGCAACACACTGACTGCGACGGTGGTGGGGCTCAACGCTTGGGTGGAGTATGAGTTCAGAGTAGTGGCACGCAATAATGTGGGCCTTGGAGAACCCAGTCCAGCCTCAGCCAAAACCAGGACAGAGGATACCA TTCCTGATACAGCCCCCACTGATATCGGAGGTGGAGGCGGCACAAAGTCTGAATTAGTGATAACATGGGAG CCTGTGTCCGAGGAATTGCAGAACGGCGAGGGCTTCGGTTATATCGTGGCCCTCAGGCCCGCCGGCACGGTGACTTGGACACGAGCCATCATCTCCACGCCCGGCGTTGCGCGTTACGTCTTCCACAATGACACCATCCCGCCGTTTTCCCCGTTTGATGTGAAAGTGGGAGCTTTTAACAACCGAGGGGAGGGGCCCTTCAGCTCCATCGGCACCGTGTATTCAGCAGAGGATG TCCCCAGTGTAGCCCCGAAGAGGGTTGTGCCGAGGATTGTGTCTGCGACGCAAATGGAAGTGATCTGGGAACCTGTTCCAGCCATTCCTGAAAGAGTTCTTGGGTATGAG GTCATGTACTGGGAGGACGACACCAAGCCCGACACTGTTGGCAAAGTACGCATCTCGGGAAACGACACGGTTGTTAACATCACGGGGCTGAAGGCGAATACAGCCTACTATCTTGCAGCGTCCGCCTGCAATACGGCTGGCCCCGGGCCACAATCGGTGCCGATCAACATTACCACAAAGAAACCAC CTCCTGATcgggctcctctcaacgtacAATGGTCCATGATTGGCTCCACGCTCTCACTGCAATGGGATCCTGTTGTAGCCTTGGAGAAAGAGTCAAAAGTCACTGGATACGTG GTGCTGCTGAAAAGGCACCGTCATAACGATATGAACTATTTTGTCACCAATAAGACCTCCATGGAGCTCAGCCTGTCCAGCAATGACAACTATCTCATTCAGATCAAGGCCACGAGTGAGGGCGGTGAAGGTGCTGGCAGTGAACCCATCCACATCCACAAATTAA GTATGGGAGCACGAGGCTCAGGGGCAAACTGTCTGAACCCATTCGACCTCTCCGCAACACTCATCAGTGCACTGCTCTGCTTTATTTGGTGA